A segment of the Streptomyces sp. Tu 2975 genome:
CCGCCGCGGCCGAACTGCGCGAGGAGACCGAACGCGGCATAGCGGCCCGTCAGGCGGAGGCGGCGGAGGAGCTGACCCGCCTGCACACCGAGGCGGAGGCACGGCTCGCCGCCGCGGAGGAGCGGCTCGCCGAGGCCCGCGCCGAGGGCGAGCGGATCCGCCGCGAGGCGGCGGAGGAGACGGAGCGGCTGCGCGCGGAGGCCGGCGAGCGGCTGCGCGCGATCCAGGAGCAGGCGGAGACGGAGGCGGAGCGGCTGCGCACCGAGGCCGCGTCCGACGCCTCCGCGTCCCGCGCGGAGGCCGAGGCGCTGGCCGTACGGCTGCAGAGCGACGCCGCCGCGGAGGCCGAGCGGCTGCGGACAGAGGCCCAGGAGACCGCCGACCGGGTACGCGCGGAGGCTGCGGCCGCCGCCGAGCGCGTGGGCACGGAGGCCGCGGAGGCACTGGCGGCCGCGCAGGAGGAGTCGGTACGCCGCCGTCGCGAGGCGGAGGAGATCCTCGGCTCCGCGCGCGCCGAGGCCGGCCAGGAACGCGAGAGGGCCCGCGAGCAGAGCGAGGAACTCCTCGCGTCCGCCCGCAACCGGGTCGAGGAGGCGCAGACCGAGGCGCACCGGCTGGTCGAGGAGGCCGACCGGCGTGCCACCGAGATGGTGTCCTCGGCGGAGCAGACGGCCCAGCAGGTCAGGGACGCGGTCAGCGGGCTCCAGGAGCAGGCCGAGCAGGAGATCGCCGGGCTGCGCAGCGCCGCCGAGCACTCGGCCGAGCGGACCAGGACGGAGGCGCAGGAGGAGGCGGACCGGGTCCGCGCCGACGCGTACGCGGAGCGGGAGCGGGCGGCGGAGGACGCCGGCCGGCTGCGGTCCCGGGCCCAGGAGGAGACGGAGGCCGCGCAGGCTCTCGCCGAGCGGACCGTCGCCGAGGCCATCACGGAGGCGGACCGGCTGCGGGCGGAGACCGCCGAGTACGTGCAGCGCATGCGCACGGAGGCGTCGGACGCCGTCGCCACCGCCGAGCAGGACGCGGCGCGGACCCGCGCGGAGGCCCGTGAGGACGCGAACCGCATCCGTTCCGAGGCGGCCGTACAGGCGGACCTGCTGATCAACGAGGCGACGAGCGAGAGCGAGCGGCTGCGCACCGAGGCCGCGGAACTGCGCGCGTCGGCGGACGCCGAGGCGACGCGGCTGCTCACGGAGGCCGAGCAGATCAAGGTCGAAGGCGAGGCCGAGATCGAACAGATGCGGGCGGCCGTACGGGCCGACCGCGAGCAGGTGCTGGACGAGGCGCGGCAGGCCGCCGACAAGCGGCGGGCCGACGCCGCCTCCCAGGCGGACCAGCTCATCGGCGAGGCGAGGGGCGAGGCCGAGCGGATCACGGCGGAGACCGCCGCGGAGACGGAGCGCCTGCGGGCGGAGGCGAGCAGCGACGCCGAGCGGCTGCGTGCGGAGGCCGCGGAGACGGTCGGTTCCGCGCAGCAGGCGGCGGAGCGGATCCGGGCGGAGGCCGAACGCTTCAGGGCGGAGACGGAGGCCGCGGCCGAGCGGCTGCGTGCCGAGGCCCGCGCGGAGGCCGACCAGCTGCTCGACGAGGCACGCGAGGCTGCCGCGAAGCGCCGTGCGGACGCCGCCGAGCAGGCCGACCAGCTCATCGGCAAGGCCCAGGAGGAGGCGCTGCGCGCGGCCACCGAGGCCGAGGCGCAGGCCGACGCGATGGTGGGCGCTGCCCGCAACGAGGCGGAACGGCTGGTCGCCGAGGCCACGGTCGAGGGCAACTCGCTGGTCGAGAAGGCCCGTACGGACGCCGACGAGCTCCTGGTCGGCGCCCGCCGGGACGCGACCGCCATCAGGGAACGCGGCGAGGAGCTGCGGGCCCGGGTGGAGAGCGAGGTCGAGGAGCTGCACGAGCGGGCCCGTCGGGAGACCGCGGAGCAGCTGAAGACGGCCGGTGAGCGTGTCGACAATTTGGTCAAGGCCGCGGAGGAGCAGCGCGCCGAGGCGGAGGCGAAGGCGAAGGACCTTCTCGCCGACGCCAACTCGGAGGCGAGCAAGGTCAGGATCGCCGCCGTGAAGAAGGCGGAGGGTCTCCTCAAGGAGGCCGAGCAGAAGAAGGCCGAGCTGATCCGCGAGGGCGAGCGCGCCAAGGCGGAGGCCGACCTGGAGGCCGGCCGGACGGTCGACGAGGGCAAGCGGGAGCTGGACGTCCTGGTGCGCAGGCGCGAGGACATCCAGGCGGAGATCTCTCGTGTCCAGGACGTGCTCGAGGCGTTGGAGTCGTTCGAGGCCCCGGCCGCCGGCAAGTCCGGGGCGGGCGGCGGCTCCGGCGGCGGCGTCAAGGCCGGTGCGGCAGCAGGGGTTACACGTTCGAGTGGCAAGTCATCCGACGGCTAGCCACTCAAAAGGCTGGACATTCTCCAGATCAAACCGGCATCCGCTCGATGACACGCCGCTCGGGCCCCTAGGATTCCCTCTAACACCTCACCGGTCTCATTGACAGGAACCCCATGAGCGACACTTCCTCCCCCTTCGGCTTCGAGCTCGTGCGGCGTGGTTACGACCGCGGTCAGGTGGACGACCGCATTACCAAACTCGTCGCCGACCGTGATAGTGCTCTGGCCCGAATCACCTCTCTGGAAAAGCGCATCGAGGAGCTCCACCTCGAGACGCAGAACGCCCAGGCCCAGGTCAACGACGCCGAGCCGTCGTACGCGGGTCTCGGTGCGCGTGTCGAGAAGATCCTCCGCCTCGCCGAGGAGGAGGCGAAGGACCTGCGCGAGGAGGCCCGTCGCGCCGCCGAGCAGCACCGTGAGCTCGCCGAGTCCGCCGCCCAGCAGGTGCGCAACGACGCCGAGTCGTTCGCCTCCGAGCGCAAGGCGAAGGCGGAGGACGAGGGCATCCGCATCGTCGAGAAGGCGAAGGGCGACGCCCAGACGCTGCGCAGCGAGGCCCAGAAGGACGCGCAGTCCAAGCGGGAGGAGGCGGACGCGCTCTTCGAGGAGACCCGCGCCAAGGCCGCCCAGGCCGCCGCGGACTTCGAGACCAACCTCGCCAAGCGCCGGGAGCAGTCGGAGCGGGACCTGGCGTCCCGTCAGGCGAAGGCGGAGAAGCGTCTCGCGGAGATCGAGCACCGTGCCGAGCAGCTGCGCCTCGAGGCCGAGAAGCTGCGTACGGACGCGGAGCGCCGTGCCCGTCAGACGGTGGAGACCGCGCAGCGCCAGGCCGAGGACATCGTGGCCGACGCCAACGCCAAGGCCGACCGGATCCGCAGCGAATCGGAGCGCGAGCTGGCGGCGCTCACCAACCGCCGCGACTCGATCAACGCCCAGCTGACCAACGTCCGCGAGATGCTGGCCACGCTGACCGGTGCCGCGGTCGCCGCGGCGGGCACGCCCGCCGACGACGAGCCGATCTCCCGTGGAGTCCCGGCGCAGCAGTCCCGCTGACGCTCCCTCCGGCGGTTCTCGACCGGTGCCCGGTGCCGTTCAGGCACCGGGCACCGGTGCGTCCGGCCCCTGCCCGTCACCCTGTTGCCCGGCGGTGTCACCCTGATGCGGAAGGGACTCGTTCCCTTCCCGGAACCCGGTGGCGGACGCTTCCTTGCCCCCGTAGCGTGAACGCATGATCGAGCTCGAGGGTCTCACCAAACACTTCGGCAGCAAGGTCGCGGTCGACCATCTCTCCTTCAAGGTGCGCCCGGGGATGGTGACCGGGTTCCTCGGCCCCAACGGGGCGGGCAAGTCGACGACGATGCGGATGATGCTCGATCTCGACAATCCCACCAGTGGCACCGTCAGGATCGACGGCCGGCACTACCGCGAGCTCGAAGAGCCGCTGAAGTACATCGGGGCGCTGCTCGACGCCAAGGCGATGCACGGCGGCCGCAGCGCGTACAACAACCTGCTCTGCCTGGCCCAGGCGAACCGCATCCCGCGGAGCCGGGTCGCCGAGGTCCTCGACGTGGTGGGACTGACACCGGTCGCGCGGAAGAAGTCGAAGGGCTTCTCCATGGGGATGGGTCAGCGGCTGGGAATCGCGTCGGCGCTGCTCGGTGATCCCGAGATCCTGATGTTCGACGAACCGGTCAATGGTCTGGACCCCGAGGGAATTCACTGGATCCGCAATCTGATGAAAGCCCTCGCGCAAGAAGGCCGGACGATCTTCGTTTCTTCTCATCTCATGAGCGAAATGGCCCTGACCGCCGATCACTTGATCGTGATCGGCCAGGGCAAGCTGCTGGCCGACACCTCGATGGCCGATTTCATCCAGCAGAACTCGCGCAGTTATGTGCGGCTCCGCTCCCCCCAGCAGGAAGAGCTGCGGGACGCCCTGCACCGGGCGGGTATGACGGTCGTCGAGACGGACAACGGCACGCTGGAGGTCGACGGCGCGAGCACCGAGCAGCTCGGCGAGCTCGCCGCCGAACACCGGATCGTGCTCCACGAACTCAGTGCCCAACGCGCCTCGCTCGAGGAGGCGTTCATGCAGATGACCGCCGGCTCGGTGGAGTACCACGCGCATTCCACCGGCGGGGGCGCACCACCACCGCCCGGCCCCCGAACCCCGCCGTCCGGCCACGGCGCCCCCCAGTGGGCCCCGCGCAAAGAGGGAGCCTGACCGATGGCATCCGTACCCGCCGTCCTCCAGTCCGAGTGGACCAAGATCCGTACGGTCTCCTCCACGCGCTGGACACTGATCAGTGCGCTCGCCGTGACCGTCGCGATGGGCGCGGCCCTGTGCGCCCTGATGAACGCCACGTTCGACGATCTGCCGGACGCCGAGCGGCTGACCTTCGACCCGACCCTCATCAGCTTCTCCGGGATGGTGCTCGGGCAGCTCGCGATGGTCGTCTTCGGTGTTCTCGTCGTCGGCACCGAGTACAGCTCGGGCATGATCCGCACCTCGCTCGCCGCCGTGCCGCAGCGCGGCACGTTCATCTTCAGCAAGATCGCGGTGGCCGGGTTGCTGGCGTTCGTGGTCGGGATGGCGACCAGCTTCCTCACGTTCTTCATCGGCCAGGCGCTGCTCGGCGAGCACCGCACCACGATCGGCGAGGAGAACGTGCTGCGGGCCGTCTTCGGCGGCGGCATCTACATGGGTCTGATCGCGCTCTTCTCGATGGGCGTCGCCACGATGCTGCGCAGCTCGATGCTCTCGCTGGGCATCCTGATGCCGTTCTTCTTCCTGGTCTCGCAGATCCTCTCCGCGGTACCGGGCGCCAAGGAGGTCGCACGCTACTTCCCCGACCAGGCCGGCGCCAAGATCATGCAGGTGGTCCCGAACGCCATGAACAGCGGGGACTCCCCTTACGGCCCTTGGGGCGGCCTGGGCATCATGCTGCTGTGGGTGGCCGCGGCGCTCCTCGGCGGCTTCCTCGTGCTGAGGAAACGGGACGCCTGAAAGGGCCCGTAGCCGTATCTGCTTGGGCGGAACCATCGGGGCCCGGCTATCCTCCTAGCACTTACGGGGGCGTACGGCTGCACCGCCTGTGCCCCGACGACCCGAAAGTCGATGGGGCTGGAGAATGATCGAGGCAGTCGGCCTGACGAAGCGCTATGGCGCCAAGACGGCCGTGTACAACCTTTCCTTCCAGGTGCGGCCGGGCGCCGTCACCGGATTCCTCGGCCCCAACGGCGCGGGCAAGTCCACGACCATGCGCATGATCCTCGGCCTCGACCGGCCGACATCGGGCCAGGTCACCATCGGCGGGCTCCCGTTCCGGCAGCTGCCGAACGCGCCCCGCCAGGTCGGCGCGCTGCTCGACGCCAAGGCGGTGCACGGCGGCCGCACCGCCCGCAACCACCTGCTGTCGCTCGCCCAGCTCTCCGGCATCCCGGACCGCCGGGTCGACGAGGTGCTCGGCGTCGTGGGCCTCCAGGGCGTGGCGAAGAGGCGCTCCAAGGGCTTCTCGCTCGGCATGGGGCAGCGGCTCGGCATCGCCGCCGCTCTGCTGGGCGACCCTCAGGTTCTGCTCTTCGACGAGCCGGTCAACGGCCTCGACCCCGAGGGCATCCTCTGGGTGCGCAACCTGATGAAGCAGCTGGCCGCCGAGGGCCGTACGGTCTTCGTCTCCTCGCACCTGATGAGCGAGATGGCCCTCACCGCCGACCATCTGATCGTGATCGGACGCGGTCAGCTCATGGCGGACATGAGCGTGAAGGACTTCATCTCCCACAACTCGGCGGACTTCGCCCGGGTCCGTACCCCGCAGACGGAGCCCGAGCAGCGCGAGAAGCTCCTCGCCGCCCTGACCGAGGCGGGCGGCCAGGTGATGCCGGAGCCGGACGGCGCGCTGCGGGTGACCGGCCTGCCGCTGCCCCGCATCAGCGACCTGGCGCACGACGCGGACGTACGGCTGTGGGAGCTGTCGCCGCACCAGGCCTCCCTGGAGGAGGCGTACATGCGGATGACGCAGGGTGCGGTGGACTACCGCTCGACGGCGGACGAGAAGTCCGGGCTCATGCAGCAGCCGCCGATGGGACACGTCCCGCCGCAGCCGCACATCCCCGAGGTGCCGCAGCAGGGGTTCTACGCCCCGCCGCCGCCCCACCCCGGCCAGAACCCGTACGCGGCGCCGGCGCCGGCCGCACCGCCCGCCGCCGCCCCGGCCGAGGCCCCCGCTCCCCCGGCGGCCGCCCCCGCCGACCTGACCAAGCCCGAGGACGCACGATGACCACTCCCTACCAGCAGCCCGGCTCGTACGCCTCCCCGATCCCGGTGCGCGGGGCCAGCCTCGGTGACGCGCTCCTGTCGGAGTGGACGAAGATCCGTTCCGTGCGCTCCACGATGTGGACGCTGGGCGTGATGATCGTGCTGATGCTCGGCATCGGTCTCGGGGTCGCCGCGCTCGTCGCGGCCGCCGGCGAATCGGCCGGCCTCGGGGACTCGTCCGCCCTCGGTATGGGCTTCTTCGGCGTCCTGCCCGGCTCGATCTGTGTGATGACCCTGGGCGTGCTCACCATCGCGTCCGAGTACAGCACCGGCATGATCCGTACGACGCTGACGGCCTGCCCGAGCCGCGGCCGGGTGCTGGCGGCCAAGGCCGCCGTCTTCTTCCTGCTGGTCCTCACGATCACCACCCTGGTCGCGGGCCTCGTCGCGGTCATCCAGAACGCGATGGTGGAGGCGGTCGAGCCCACCGGTGACGAATGGCTGCGCGCCTCCGTCGGCGTGGGCCTCTACATCGCCTCGCTCGGGCTGCTGTCGCTGGCCGTGGGCGCCATGATCCGGCACTCGGCCGGTGCGATCACCACCATGATCGGTGTGATGCTGCTGCCGCTGGTGGCGGCGATGTTCATGTTCTCCGAGTCGCTCCAGGACCTGCAGCAGTTCCTGCTGGAGTGGGCCATCCCGAGCCAGCTCATCGGCATCTACGGCGAGGCCGCGTCGGGCGGGTCCTCCGGTCCCCTCGGCTGGGAGCCGGTGTGGATCATGCTCGGCCTCTCACTCGTGGCGCTCGGCGGGGCGTACGCGACGATGAGCAGCCGGGACGTCTGACCGCGCGCGTTCAGTACTTCGGCGCGTTCCTGGACCGCTGCACCTTCGTGGTGCGGCGGTCCTTCGCGTTCCAGCAGGCCTTGTGCCAGTGGCGGCGGTCTTCCACGCCGCCGTGCTCGGGCCAGGCGACCACGTGGGGCATGCCCGAGGCGATCTCCTGATCGCATCCGGGGCAGCGGTACCGCTTGCCGGCGGCGCTCGCACCCGCGACATGGCGCACCGACCACTCCTCGCCCTGCCAGGACTCGCTGCCGCCGAAACCGCCGTACCGGCCTGCGGGGTCGCTCGCTCGCTCGATGGGCTTATCGCCGCCTCGGGGGCGGTTGCGGCGCGGGGACACGTGACACCTCACGGGGCAAGTCAGGACAGTTGCCCGTACAGCGTACGGGCCCGGGCCCGGGCGCCTGTCCCTCCCACGGGTGCGCTCGCGTCCTGCATCAGGGCCAGTTACCGGAAAATCGCAACAACTTCACGTCTGCCCGTGCCTTTGGCACGTGTCAGGCGTTGTTGCCTGTAGGGGGAGTGACGCGTCGGCCGCAAGGAGGCAGAAGGCGATGCGCGTTGGAACGTTCGTACTGGCGGCCCAGTTCCCGGGCCAAGGACAGGGGGAGGCCCTGCACCGGGCGGTGCGTTCCGCCGAGGTGGCGGAGGAAGCGGGCCTCGACGCCGTGTGGCTGGCCGAGCACCACTTCGTGCCGTACGGGGTGTGCCCGTCCGCCGTGACCCTCGCGGCGCTGCTGCTCGGCCGCACCCGCCGGATCCGTGTGGGCACGGCGGTGAGCGTGCTGCCGACCGCGCATCCCGTGGCGCTGGGCGAGCAGGCCGCACTGCTGCATCTCACGTCCGGCGGGCGGTTCACCCTCGGGGTGGGACGCGGCGGACCGTGGGTCGACCTGGAGGTGTTCGGCGCCGGCCTGGCCGCGTACGAGCAGGGCTTCCCCGAATCCCTGGACCTGCTGCTGCGGTGGCTGCGCGAGCCCCGCGTCGGCACGCAGGGCGAACGGTTCTCCTTCCGGGAGGTCCCGGTCGTCCCGCGCCCCGACGAGGTGATCGACGGGCCGCCCGAGGGACCCGAGGTGGTCGTCGCGTGCACGTCCCCGCAGAGCGTCAGGCTCGCGGCGGAGCGAGGCCTGCCGATGCTGCTCGGCATGCACTGCGGCGACCAGGAGAAGGCGGACATGGTCGCCCTGTGGCGTACGTACGCCCTCTCCGCGGGACACCCGGCCGAGCAGGTCGCCACGGCCGGGCATGTGTCGGCCGGCGTCGTCCAGATCGCCGACCGCGCCGACGAGGCGGCGGAGACCCTCGTCAAGGCGATGCCCGGCTGGCTGAAGCAGGGCCTGGACGCGCATGTGACGGTCGACGGACGGCACCGCGCGATGCGCGACCCCGTCGCGTACACGGAGCTGCTCTGTTCCTTGCATCCGGTGGGGCCGCCGCGCCTGGCCGCGGACCGCCTTGCGGCGACCGCGGAGCGCACCGGCATCACACGCTTCGCGCTGCTCGCGGAGGGCTCCGGTGACCTCGCCACCACCGAGGAGAACGTCCGGCGGCTGGGCACGGAAGTGCTGCCCCTGCTCGATTGACGCTCGACCGTGTCCAAGGTTGCGAGGTTCCGGTTCCGACGGTGCCGCCGCTCCGACATCTGTGCACCTCCAATGATGCGGAGCGGCAGCAGAAGACTTCAGCAGTCGCGAAGTTCGGGCGACTGATTGAGCAACTGGCCCCGTATCGAGGTGAAGCGGGCGAGCCGCTCGTCGACCGAGGGGTCCAGCGGGAACACCGCGACGCGGTGGCAGTTCTGGAATGCCAGTCGCACTCCGAAGTGCCGCTGGAGCGCGCCGCGAATCGCGTCACTCGCGAGCGCGCGCAGCAGCTGACCACGTGCCTGCTCGTCCGGCGGGGGCGTCTGGTTGTCGGCGAACTCGCCGCCGTCCACCTTCAGCTGAGCCACCAGAGAACTGATCATCTCCCATGCGTAGGGCAGGGAGGTCCGGACGCAGTCGACGAAAGCTGCTTCGTCGACCTCGCCTCGCTCGGCCTGTTCCAACAGCGCCGGTGAGACGTCGAGCGACATGGGTTCTCCTCTCGCGACCCCGAGAAACGGGGCCTTACGGGCAGGGAAGGAGGAAGTGGACCGAACGACGGCATACCAATGCTGTACGGCGACGCAGAGTGCACGGCCGACGACCTCCTGTCTTCCACGGTAAGTGCGCCGACTTGAGCGCACCAGGAGATTGGGCACACAACCGGCCAAATAACGAAGGGCGCTTCCGGGGCGAATCGCGCAGCGCGGCGTCCGTCGAGTAGCGTTGCGGACCATGCGTCTCGTCATCGCCCGCTGCTCCGTGGACTACGCCGGCCGGCTCACCGCCCACCTGCCCTCCGCCCCCCGTTTGATCCTGGTCAAGGCGGACGGCAGTGTCTCCATCCACGCCGACGACAGGGCGTACAAACCGCTGAACTGGATGTCCCCTCCCTGCACATTGAAGGAGGGCGACGACAGCGTCTGGACCGTCGTGAACAAAGCGGGCGAGAAACTGATCATTACGATGGAGGAAGTCCTCCACGATTCGTCGCACGAGCTCGGCGTCGACCCCGGCCTCATCAAGGACGGCGTGGAAGCGCACCTCCAGGAGCTCCTCGCCGACCGGATCGAGACACTTGGCGCGGGGTACAGCCTCATCCGCCGTGAATACCCCACGGCCATCGGCCCGGTGGACATCCTCTGCCGCGACGCCGACGGCGCGACGGTGGCGGTGGAGATCAAGCGCCGCGGCGAGATCGACGGCGTGGAGCAGCTCACCCGCTACCTGGAACTCCTCAACCGCGACCCGCACCTGGCGCCCGTGAAGGGCGTGTTCGCGGCCCAGGAGATCAAGCCCCAGGCCCGGGTCCTGGCGACGGACCGCGGCATCGGCTGCGTGGTCCTGGACTACAACGCGATGCGCGGCATCGAGGACGACAAGCTCCGCCTGTTCTGACGCCACCGCGCCCGCCGGGGCGGTGCCTGGAAGGCGCGCGCCGCCCTCGCGGGCCGACGTCCGGTGCGGCCCGGCCGTACGTCCCGCCGGGACGCACCCTCCCCCGGGAGACCGCGACGCCCTGCGCGGCCACGCCGGGCGTCGCCGAGCGGCGTGGAGCCCCCGTCAAGGGGGTGGTGGCGCAGCCCGGCCCCTGCGAGTTTCAGGGCCCGTCCCCGTTTCCTGGCGCAGCCCCGAGCCCATGCCGGAGCGCCCCGGGCCCATCGGGGGTTCCGCGGGCCCGGCCCCCGCTTCCGGGCGCAGCCGGCCCCGACAGGGTTGGGTGCTCAGCTCCAGCGCCTCTCCGGGCTTCGGGGCGCAGCCCGGCCCCGCTTCGCGGCACAGGCGCAGCCCCGGTCAAGGGTGCCGGGTGCAGCCCAGGCCCCGTCAGGGGGTTGCTGCCGGCTCCAGTCCTGTCCGGGCTTCGAGGCGCAGCCCGGCCGCGCTTCGCGGCACAGGCCCAGCCCGGTCAAAGGGAGGCGGGGCGCAGCCCCGGCCCCGTCAGGCTCCAGGGAGGGGGCGGGGGTGCCCCGCGCCGGCCGCGCCGCGGCGCGGCCGGGTCAGATGATCGACGGCGACGCGGAAGGCGCCCCGCCGCTCGTCATCGTCGCTTCGCTCGGCTCGCTCGCGGACGCGCTGCCGCCCGGGGCCGTGGACGTCTGCGAGGGCGTCGGAGTCGGGGTCGGGGTGGGGGTCTCGGACTCCGTCGGGAGCGTCGGCGGCTTCGCGGTCGGCGGAGGCTTGGGGCTCGACGGCGGCTTCGGACTCGACGGCGGCCGCGAGTCCGAAGGACTCGTGGGCCGCGACGAGCTCGGCGACGGCGCCTCCCCCGTTTCGGGCGGGCGGCCCGTCGACGCGGGCGTCGTGGCCGACGAGGACGACCCCGTCGGCTTGGCGTCGTCCTTCTCCTTCGACGGATCGTCGGAGACGTCGGCCGTCGGGTCCTCGGCGGTCCAGTCGTCGTCGACGTCGTCCTCGTTCACCGGCTGGCCGTTGCGTACGTCACTCGCGGGCGGCTCCTCCTGGTCGGAGGTCATGCCCAGGGTGACCACCGTGCCGAGGACCACCGCGAGCAGCGCCCCCGCTCCCGTGGCGACGAGGTTGCGGCGGGCGCCCATGAGGATGGCCGCGCCGCGGCCCGCCGGGCGCTCGGAGCCGTCCGCCGCAGTCTCCTGCTGGTGACCCGCCACCGGTGCGGCGGTGCCCAGGTTTTGCGCGCCGGTCCGCGGCAGCCGCTTCGTCAGCGCCGAACCGGGGAAGCCCCTCGGGGGCGACACGGGCCCCGCCCCGCCCGCGACAGCCGGCGCCGCGGGCACCAGCCCGGACTCACGGTCGGCGACGAGCGCCAGGGCCCGGCGTCCGGCGACGGTGCCGCTCTTGTCGGCGAGCGCGCCGCGCATGCCGATCGACGCCTCGAGCTCGGCCCTGGCCCGGTCCACGTTCCCGGTGCACAGCGCGAGGACGCCCAACTCGTGGTGGAAGTAGGCTTCTTCGGCGACCTCACCGGCAATGCGGGCGGCCTCGGAGCCCATCCGCAGGGCCCGCTCCCAGGCGGCCCACTGCCGTCCGGCGGCGAACGCGGGCGCGGCGCTGCGGGCGAGCAGCACGGCCGTACTGGGATGGCCGGCGTCCCGGCCGGGCACCAGGACACTCAGGGCGGCCAGCACGGCGTCCGCCTCCGCCACGGCCCGCTCGGGGGTGACGGACGGGTGCCCGGCCCACCAGGCGTAGTGCTGGGCGGCGGTGTGCGCGTGGCCGGCGGCGTCCTCGTCGTAGCCCTTCTCGCGGAGCTGGGCGAGCACACCGGCCGCCAGCCGGTAACGCGGGCCGGCCGGGGAGAGCAGTCCGCAGCTCATCAGTTCGCCGAGGGCGGCGTCGGCGTGGGTGTCCCCGACGAGGGCCGGCAGATGGGCCTGGTGCGGCACCTCGCCGCCGAGGGCGACCGCGAAACGCAGGGTCTGCCTCGCCGACTCGCTGAGCCGTGAGGCGAGCAGCGAGGCGGGCGCGGCACCCTCGCCGAGCGACGGCAGGGGTACGTCCTTGCCGCCGGCGGCCGCGAAGGGGGCGAACTCCTCGAAGGCCTCCGGGTCGGCCCGAAGCTCGTCGCACTGGCGCAGCAGCGCGGCCGCCTGGACGAACCGCAGGGGCAGGCCCTCCGACTCGAACCAGAGATCACCCGCCCAGTTGGATTCCTCCTCCGTCAGCGGCCGGTCCACGGCCTTGCGCAGCAGTTCGAGCGCTGCGGCGCGGCCGAGGCCGCTGAGGAAGACCT
Coding sequences within it:
- the scy gene encoding polarized growth protein Scy is translated as MRGYERQESHRADDDHLSRFEAEMDRLKTDREKAVQHAEDLGYQVEVLRAKLHEARRNLASRPAYDSADIGYQAEQLLRNAQIQADQLRQDAERELREARAQTQRILQEHAEHQARLQAELHAEAVQRRQRLDQELAERRQTVESHVNENVAWAEQLRARTESQAHRLLEESRAEAEQALAAARAEAARIAEEARRRLGSEAETARAEAEAILLRARKDAERLLNAASSQAHEATSHAEQLRSTTTAESDQARQQAAELSRAAEQRLQEAEEKLREARTESEKLLSEAKESAAKQLSSAESVNEQRTRTAKAQIARLVEEATKESETLKSEAEQAVADARAEAEKLVEAAAEKARAAVAEDSAAALAKAARTAEEVLTKASEDAKATTRAASEEAERIKREAEAEADRLRGEAAEQADQLKGAAKDDTKEYRAKTVELQEEARRLRGEAEQLRAEAVAEGERIRGEARREAVQQIEEAASTAEELLTKARTDADELRSRASTDSEKVRTEAIERATTLRKQAEETLERTRAEAERLRTEAEEQADGVRTAAEAAAAELREETERGIAARQAEAAEELTRLHTEAEARLAAAEERLAEARAEGERIRREAAEETERLRAEAGERLRAIQEQAETEAERLRTEAASDASASRAEAEALAVRLQSDAAAEAERLRTEAQETADRVRAEAAAAAERVGTEAAEALAAAQEESVRRRREAEEILGSARAEAGQERERAREQSEELLASARNRVEEAQTEAHRLVEEADRRATEMVSSAEQTAQQVRDAVSGLQEQAEQEIAGLRSAAEHSAERTRTEAQEEADRVRADAYAERERAAEDAGRLRSRAQEETEAAQALAERTVAEAITEADRLRAETAEYVQRMRTEASDAVATAEQDAARTRAEAREDANRIRSEAAVQADLLINEATSESERLRTEAAELRASADAEATRLLTEAEQIKVEGEAEIEQMRAAVRADREQVLDEARQAADKRRADAASQADQLIGEARGEAERITAETAAETERLRAEASSDAERLRAEAAETVGSAQQAAERIRAEAERFRAETEAAAERLRAEARAEADQLLDEAREAAAKRRADAAEQADQLIGKAQEEALRAATEAEAQADAMVGAARNEAERLVAEATVEGNSLVEKARTDADELLVGARRDATAIRERGEELRARVESEVEELHERARRETAEQLKTAGERVDNLVKAAEEQRAEAEAKAKDLLADANSEASKVRIAAVKKAEGLLKEAEQKKAELIREGERAKAEADLEAGRTVDEGKRELDVLVRRREDIQAEISRVQDVLEALESFEAPAAGKSGAGGGSGGGVKAGAAAGVTRSSGKSSDG
- a CDS encoding cellulose-binding protein — protein: MSDTSSPFGFELVRRGYDRGQVDDRITKLVADRDSALARITSLEKRIEELHLETQNAQAQVNDAEPSYAGLGARVEKILRLAEEEAKDLREEARRAAEQHRELAESAAQQVRNDAESFASERKAKAEDEGIRIVEKAKGDAQTLRSEAQKDAQSKREEADALFEETRAKAAQAAADFETNLAKRREQSERDLASRQAKAEKRLAEIEHRAEQLRLEAEKLRTDAERRARQTVETAQRQAEDIVADANAKADRIRSESERELAALTNRRDSINAQLTNVREMLATLTGAAVAAAGTPADDEPISRGVPAQQSR
- a CDS encoding ATP-binding cassette domain-containing protein, which encodes MIELEGLTKHFGSKVAVDHLSFKVRPGMVTGFLGPNGAGKSTTMRMMLDLDNPTSGTVRIDGRHYRELEEPLKYIGALLDAKAMHGGRSAYNNLLCLAQANRIPRSRVAEVLDVVGLTPVARKKSKGFSMGMGQRLGIASALLGDPEILMFDEPVNGLDPEGIHWIRNLMKALAQEGRTIFVSSHLMSEMALTADHLIVIGQGKLLADTSMADFIQQNSRSYVRLRSPQQEELRDALHRAGMTVVETDNGTLEVDGASTEQLGELAAEHRIVLHELSAQRASLEEAFMQMTAGSVEYHAHSTGGGAPPPPGPRTPPSGHGAPQWAPRKEGA
- a CDS encoding ABC transporter permease, whose product is MASVPAVLQSEWTKIRTVSSTRWTLISALAVTVAMGAALCALMNATFDDLPDAERLTFDPTLISFSGMVLGQLAMVVFGVLVVGTEYSSGMIRTSLAAVPQRGTFIFSKIAVAGLLAFVVGMATSFLTFFIGQALLGEHRTTIGEENVLRAVFGGGIYMGLIALFSMGVATMLRSSMLSLGILMPFFFLVSQILSAVPGAKEVARYFPDQAGAKIMQVVPNAMNSGDSPYGPWGGLGIMLLWVAAALLGGFLVLRKRDA
- a CDS encoding ABC transporter ATP-binding protein; the encoded protein is MIEAVGLTKRYGAKTAVYNLSFQVRPGAVTGFLGPNGAGKSTTMRMILGLDRPTSGQVTIGGLPFRQLPNAPRQVGALLDAKAVHGGRTARNHLLSLAQLSGIPDRRVDEVLGVVGLQGVAKRRSKGFSLGMGQRLGIAAALLGDPQVLLFDEPVNGLDPEGILWVRNLMKQLAAEGRTVFVSSHLMSEMALTADHLIVIGRGQLMADMSVKDFISHNSADFARVRTPQTEPEQREKLLAALTEAGGQVMPEPDGALRVTGLPLPRISDLAHDADVRLWELSPHQASLEEAYMRMTQGAVDYRSTADEKSGLMQQPPMGHVPPQPHIPEVPQQGFYAPPPPHPGQNPYAAPAPAAPPAAAPAEAPAPPAAAPADLTKPEDAR
- a CDS encoding ABC transporter permease, with translation MTTPYQQPGSYASPIPVRGASLGDALLSEWTKIRSVRSTMWTLGVMIVLMLGIGLGVAALVAAAGESAGLGDSSALGMGFFGVLPGSICVMTLGVLTIASEYSTGMIRTTLTACPSRGRVLAAKAAVFFLLVLTITTLVAGLVAVIQNAMVEAVEPTGDEWLRASVGVGLYIASLGLLSLAVGAMIRHSAGAITTMIGVMLLPLVAAMFMFSESLQDLQQFLLEWAIPSQLIGIYGEAASGGSSGPLGWEPVWIMLGLSLVALGGAYATMSSRDV